Proteins co-encoded in one Amaranthus tricolor cultivar Red isolate AtriRed21 chromosome 7, ASM2621246v1, whole genome shotgun sequence genomic window:
- the LOC130817451 gene encoding protein SAWADEE HOMEODOMAIN HOMOLOG 2, with amino-acid sequence MGRHPTHGAPSFRFHPAEVAQMESILREHAGQVPAREFLMSLAEKFSNSPERSGKISVQMKQVWNWFQNRRYALRSKLVKSPGKSHMPPNPQGEVATLRNLSPVPQQAPIPTGHNMVRNSSENPLMEFEAKSARDGAWYDVQQFLSHRYLETGNPEVLVRFAGFGQEEDEWVNIRKHVRQRSLPCEASECIVVLPGDLILCFQEGKDQALYFDAHVLDAQRRRHDLRGCRCRFLVRYDHDQSEEIVPLRKVCRRPETDYRLQQLHTTNESASASVSGDSIKPTVDPVFSTMSGMTSPNPSAAIAFPSSTTINATTSVLHSASAGISNPSSTLISASAPSLTPKSAPTSSSSMTMVPVFSPSPSSSSIPFSAPSPSYTQTSATTLSWTPVSAPNPSLTPSPSPTPSLLPISAPTSTAIQAQSPGPALVSAPSSSPTLISVASPPPAPVSVQSSTLVAAPELVKTE; translated from the exons ATGGGTCGACATCCTACCCATGGAGCCCCTTCTTTTCGTTTTCACCCGGCTGAG gttGCACAAATGGAATCTATTTTACGAGAACATGCTGGTCAAGTGCCTGCCAGGGAGTTTCTTATGTCTCTTGCTGAAAAATTCAG CAACTCACCGGAGCGATCCGGAAAAATCAGCGTACAAATGAAGCAg GTTTGGAATTGGTTTCAAAATAGGCGTTATGCACTTAGGTCAAAATTGGTAAAGTCGCCTGGAAAGTCGCATATGCCACCAAATCCTCAGGGTGAAGTTGCTACATTGAGGAATTTATCTCCTGTTCCACAACAGGCACCTATACCAACAG GTCACAATATGGTACGAAATTCATCTGAAAATCCTTTGATGGAATTTGAAGCCAAGTCTGCTAGGGATGGTGCATG GTATGATGTTCAGCAATTTCTTTCTCATAGATATCTTGAGACTGGTAATCCT GAAGTTCTTGTCCGTTTTGCTGGATTTGGGCAAGAAGAGGATGAGTGGGTCAATATTCGCAAACATGTCAGACAACGGTCTCTCCCATGTGAAGCATCAGAGTGTATTGTAGTTCTTCCTGGAGATCTCATACTTTGCTTTCAG GAAGGAAAAGACCAGGCTCTTTACTTTGATGCTCATGTCCTTGATGCTCAAAGGAGGAGACATGATTTGAGAGGCTGTCGTTGTAGATTTCTGGTTCGTTATGATCATGATCAGTCTGAG GAAATTGTGCCACTAAGGAAAGTTTGTCGTCGACCAGAGACTGATTACAGGTTGCAGCAGCTTCATACTACAAATGAATCAGCATCTGCATCTGTTTCTGGAGATTCAATTAAGCCTACAGTTGACCCTGTCTTTAGTACCATGTCAGGGATGACTAGTCCCAATCCAAGTGCCGCCATCGCATTTCCTtcttcaacaactataaatgcTACTACTAGTGTTCTGCATTCAGCTTCAGCTGGAATTTCTAATCCATCTTCAACTCTAATTTCTGCTTCAGCTCCATCTTTGACCCCAAAATCTGCTCCTACTTCTTCATCATCTATGACTATGGTTCCAGTATTTTCTCCAAGTCCATCTTCATCTTCGATTCCATTTTCTGCTCCAAGTCCATCATATACTCAAACTTCTGCTACTACTTTATCTTGGACTCCAGTTTCTGCTCCAAATCCATCTTTGACACCAAGTCCTTCTCCAACTCCTTCTCTGCTTCCAATTTCTGCACCTACTTCAACAGCGATTCAAGCTCAATCTCCTGGTCCAGCCCTGGTTTCTGCTCCATCTTCATCTCCGACTCTGATTTCTGTCGCAAGTCCTCCCCCAGCTCCGGTTTCAGTTCAATCCTCAACACTTGTTGCAGCTCCAGAATTGGTAAAGACTGAGTGA